The Arachis duranensis cultivar V14167 chromosome 2, aradu.V14167.gnm2.J7QH, whole genome shotgun sequence genome has a window encoding:
- the LOC107474093 gene encoding uncharacterized protein LOC107474093 encodes MREIVLVLRNRKSTRIIGVDLMAALENMAATIKATAEALGQQISNNGNGGSGAQGPITLATLLKVNPPKFKGTTNPTEADTWFQAMERALQAQTVQELELLQLKQGTMSISEYKDKFEELFRFSCMCQGTPGDFEEWKCIKYEGGLRCEILSSVGPMEIRVFFELVNKSRIAEECVRKAIEAKNDHRESHRREHNQEYPTRGQEFKRRGYPQRFFQRQNDLATNKNSQGKGREKQIVATSDVLSCQRCGGHHPNRPCRYGSGLCYNCGKLGHLVRDCPHRKDRETARSDFRT; translated from the exons ATGAGAGAGATCGTACTAGTACTCAGGAACCGAAAATCAACCCGAATAATCGGGGTAGACCTTATGGCAGCGTTGGAAAATATGGCTGCTACTATAAAGGCCACTGCGGAGGCTCTTGGGCAACAGATAAGCAATAATGGCAATGGCGGAAGTGGAGCTCAGGGCCCGATAACACTGGCAACTTTAttaaaggttaatccacctaagttcaagggaaccactAATCCGACTGAAGCTGACACCTGGTTTCAGGCCatggagcgagcactgcaagcgca AACGGTCCAGGAACTTGAATTACTGCAATTGAAGCAGGGTACAATGTCCATATCTGAGTATAAGGATAAATTTGAGGAGTTATTCAGGTTTTCTTGTATGTGTCAAGGAACCCCTGGAGACttcgaggaatggaagtgtattAAGTATGAGGGAGGACTTCGATGTGAAATCCTGAGCTCCGTTGGACCGATggagattagggtcttcttCGAACTTGTGAACAAGAGCCGTATTGCTGAAGAATGTGTGAGGAAGGCTATTGAGGCAAAGAATGACCATCGGGAGTCCCACCGCAGGGAGCACAATCAAGAGTACCCAACAAGGGGTCAAGAGTTTAAGAGAAGAGGATATCCACAACGTTTTTTCCAAAGGCAAAATGACCTTGCGACGAATAAGAATTCCCAAGGAAAAGGTAGGGAAAAACAAATAGTGGCTACTTCGGATGTTTTGAGCTGTCAGAGATGTGGAGGTCATCACCCAAATAGACCATGTCGTTATGGTTCGGGTTTGTGTTACAATTGTGGAAAGCTAGGACATTTGGTCAGAGATTGCCCACACCGGAAGGACCGGGAGACTGCCAGGTCCGATTTTCGTACCTGA